In one window of Bacteroides sp. DNA:
- a CDS encoding potassium channel protein translates to MESHGNRTLYIAFGILLTIIFIGIVGYMNLEDYSFTEALYMTIITIGTVGFKEVRPLSQEGMWFTIALIILSLALFAFAISSITRHFSERLLSIYNVRKKMEKQISKLKGHVIVVGYGRNGSQAVEELLSSNIPVVVIENRPKVIQYIQENPKILYIDGDATDDSVLHKAGTGNAKALISALANDADNLFVVITAREINPDLIIISRASAIANDKKLKLAGATNVILPDKVGGQKMAKLVIQPDIHEFVEKIMLHRLGNVSLFEISCSGINVNTNKTIGELQIREKTGVSILGIKQENGQYILNPSADTVLTKGIMLFVLGNKEQVGHLKSLLN, encoded by the coding sequence TTTACCGAGGCGCTTTATATGACCATCATTACCATTGGCACCGTAGGGTTCAAGGAGGTGCGCCCCCTCTCGCAGGAGGGGATGTGGTTTACCATCGCGCTTATTATTCTTAGCCTCGCCCTTTTTGCCTTTGCCATTTCATCGATTACCCGGCACTTCTCCGAGAGACTGCTTAGCATTTATAATGTCAGGAAAAAAATGGAAAAACAAATATCGAAATTGAAGGGCCACGTGATTGTGGTAGGATATGGCCGGAATGGTTCGCAGGCGGTGGAAGAACTGCTTTCCAGCAACATCCCGGTGGTAGTCATTGAAAACCGGCCAAAAGTCATTCAGTACATCCAGGAAAATCCCAAAATATTGTATATCGATGGCGATGCCACCGACGACAGCGTGCTTCATAAGGCAGGGACAGGGAATGCCAAAGCACTTATCAGTGCCCTGGCCAACGACGCTGACAACCTGTTCGTAGTGATAACCGCCCGTGAAATCAACCCTGACCTGATCATCATCAGCCGTGCCTCGGCCATTGCCAACGATAAAAAGTTAAAGCTGGCGGGTGCCACCAATGTGATATTGCCCGACAAGGTGGGTGGACAGAAGATGGCCAAACTCGTCATTCAACCTGACATCCATGAATTTGTCGAAAAAATTATGCTCCACCGGTTGGGCAATGTTTCCCTTTTCGAAATATCGTGCTCGGGGATAAACGTCAACACCAACAAAACCATCGGGGAACTTCAGATCAGGGAAAAAACAGGGGTAAGCATCCTGGGAATTAAACAAGAGAATGGCCAGTATATCCTTAACCCATCGGCGGATACCGTCCTGACAAAAGGCATTATGCTCTTTGTTCTTGGGAATAAAGAGCAGGTTGGGCATCTGAAAAGCCTTTTGAACTGA
- a CDS encoding prolyl oligopeptidase family serine peptidase produces MKSIIKVNLILLLLSSIFIPLNAQDYAIPHRFVDNYYFRSRDIQVDKNIIYGQAENYKGQTEILDLDLYYPSAAVDSLKKKPLIMLVHGGSKGDNSRTEKYCPLFAQRGFVVCNINRRKGRKNNKESEILKEAYRAVQDAHAALRYLISNAQKYGIDTTAIFVGGVSAGALTAMGISYMNQTDFDNHYPEITRELGRIDNSTNDLNTKFSVRGVINMWGQIADTSFISHEEAHHIPVIIFHSTADSSQSPYEKALQLVNRFKNLGGCYQLHTSSGTGHTEGISKYYIAEQTGCFLKCVLCNSCISLVTEVNKEDFSCFDALTIDNSKYHRSYIKPDPLIMIQYEGIYKSEGGKIKIVLENEHLFIVDEQNGFKAEMHPESEDDFYLRDDNIQFTFIRNENGQVNGLTFFIDAKEISAKRIR; encoded by the coding sequence ATGAAAAGTATAATTAAAGTCAATCTTATACTTCTATTACTTTCTTCGATTTTCATTCCATTAAATGCACAGGATTACGCAATACCGCATCGCTTTGTTGACAATTATTACTTCAGAAGCCGTGATATTCAGGTTGACAAAAATATAATTTATGGACAGGCCGAAAATTACAAGGGACAGACCGAAATCCTTGACCTGGATCTCTATTATCCATCTGCGGCTGTTGACTCTCTGAAAAAAAAGCCCCTGATTATGCTGGTTCATGGAGGGAGCAAAGGAGATAACTCAAGGACAGAAAAGTACTGTCCGCTTTTTGCCCAAAGAGGATTTGTGGTCTGTAATATCAACCGAAGGAAAGGCAGGAAGAACAATAAGGAATCTGAGATTTTAAAAGAAGCATACAGGGCAGTGCAGGATGCCCATGCTGCTTTAAGGTATTTAATATCCAATGCACAAAAATATGGTATTGATACCACTGCAATATTTGTTGGTGGAGTAAGCGCAGGAGCTCTCACGGCAATGGGGATAAGTTATATGAATCAAACTGACTTTGATAATCATTACCCGGAGATTACTCGGGAACTTGGACGAATCGATAATTCAACAAATGATTTAAATACAAAGTTTTCTGTCAGGGGAGTGATTAATATGTGGGGACAAATTGCGGATACTTCATTCATATCTCATGAAGAAGCCCACCATATTCCCGTAATTATATTCCATAGTACAGCTGACAGTTCGCAAAGTCCTTATGAAAAAGCCTTACAGTTGGTTAATCGATTTAAGAATCTTGGTGGATGTTACCAGCTTCACACCAGTAGCGGTACGGGACATACTGAAGGCATTTCAAAATATTATATCGCAGAACAAACCGGATGTTTCCTGAAATGTGTTTTATGTAATTCATGTATTTCACTTGTAACCGAAGTTAATAAGGAAGATTTCAGTTGTTTTGATGCTTTAACAATTGATAATTCTAAATATCACAGGTCTTATATTAAGCCAGATCCATTAATCATGATCCAATATGAAGGTATTTATAAATCTGAAGGAGGGAAAATAAAAATTGTTTTAGAAAATGAACATTTATTTATTGTAGATGAACAAAATGGGTTTAAAGCTGAGATGCATCCAGAATCAGAAGATGATTTCTACTTGAGAGATGATAATATTCAGTTTACCTTTATTAGAAATGAAAATGGACAAGTAAATGGATTGACTTTTTTCATCGATGCTAAAGAAATAAGTGCAAAAAGGATAAGATAA
- a CDS encoding DUF3127 domain-containing protein: MEITGKVVEILTEQSGQGRNGIWRRQEFILEVPGQYPRKVCIALWGDKIDQVALKTGEEVTASIDIESREYNGKWFTSVKAWKVDKVQAATGSNEAPDFPPPGEPPLEPYEGQDDLPF, translated from the coding sequence ATGGAAATCACCGGCAAAGTAGTTGAGATTTTAACCGAACAAAGCGGGCAGGGACGTAACGGAATCTGGCGCCGACAGGAGTTCATCCTTGAGGTGCCCGGGCAGTACCCCAGGAAAGTATGCATCGCCCTTTGGGGTGACAAAATAGACCAGGTAGCCCTGAAAACCGGCGAAGAGGTCACAGCCTCCATCGATATAGAAAGCCGCGAATACAACGGCAAATGGTTCACCTCGGTGAAAGCCTGGAAAGTGGACAAGGTGCAGGCTGCTACCGGCAGCAATGAAGCCCCCGATTTTCCCCCTCCGGGTGAACCCCCGCTGGAACCCTACGAAGGCCAGGACGACCTCCCGTTCTAA
- a CDS encoding alpha/beta hydrolase, whose amino-acid sequence MLTLLRFQRVCMVFSLLLFLMMVSCQPGKKATQRSTLPFSNSRFSIVDGVRLHYRTWSAEGDIRRGTVLLVHGFSGSTFSWERTAPVLQQAGFEVVAIDIPPFGYSDKSPRLNASVTARAVLLKQWQDSLFPGREWHLVGHSMGAGIVEAMALMYPEQTLSTVFVAGAVFGQVNAAEPQRQSLLRFKPVQTLMGNLAEAWFITPRRIGGLLESAYGSPPGREAIMAYYHPLQISGTARAILAGSVGSYDITDLKAQDLQGPLLGIWGENDTWVPLEGRHKVLDQMPGIKIEVIPGAGHNPMETHPDAFNKILLEFLAPLATLKTTY is encoded by the coding sequence ATGTTAACATTATTAAGGTTTCAAAGGGTCTGCATGGTTTTTTCTTTATTGCTTTTCCTGATGATGGTGTCCTGCCAGCCGGGTAAAAAAGCAACCCAAAGGAGCACTCTACCCTTTTCAAACAGTCGATTCAGCATAGTTGATGGGGTTCGGCTGCATTACCGGACCTGGTCTGCCGAAGGGGACATTCGGCGGGGGACGGTATTACTAGTGCACGGTTTCAGCGGTTCAACCTTTTCTTGGGAAAGAACTGCACCGGTTTTGCAACAAGCAGGTTTTGAAGTGGTAGCCATCGACATCCCGCCCTTTGGTTACAGCGACAAATCGCCCCGGCTGAATGCCTCGGTCACGGCCAGGGCAGTCTTGCTGAAACAATGGCAGGACAGCCTTTTTCCCGGAAGGGAATGGCACCTGGTGGGGCACAGCATGGGGGCTGGCATCGTGGAGGCCATGGCCCTGATGTATCCTGAGCAAACCCTCAGCACCGTGTTTGTGGCCGGGGCAGTTTTCGGCCAAGTAAATGCCGCTGAACCGCAGCGTCAGTCCCTGCTAAGGTTCAAACCAGTCCAGACCCTGATGGGTAACCTGGCCGAAGCCTGGTTTATCACCCCCCGTCGCATTGGCGGTTTACTGGAATCGGCCTACGGCAGTCCGCCAGGACGCGAAGCCATCATGGCCTATTACCATCCGCTGCAAATTTCGGGGACGGCCAGGGCTATCCTTGCCGGCTCCGTCGGTAGTTATGATATCACCGACCTGAAGGCACAGGATTTGCAAGGGCCCTTGCTGGGCATCTGGGGCGAAAACGATACCTGGGTGCCACTGGAGGGCAGGCACAAGGTGCTTGACCAGATGCCAGGGATAAAAATTGAAGTAATTCCCGGGGCCGGGCACAACCCAATGGAAACCCATCCGGATGCATTCAACAAGATCCTTCTGGAGTTTCTAGCACCTCTGGCGACCCTGAAAACGACCTACTGA
- a CDS encoding aminotransferase class IV has translation MAECLGKYFLRNGQLLEATSFACDFLSKPHYVYEVFRVIEGIPLFIDDHQERLRQTVKLSGLSVDIVPGDFINQVKKLIDANQLNEGNIKVVVLPDEGDEVGAFLIYVMEHQYPSDEQFEHGVALALHQGIRNNPNAKVMDVGLRSDTNAIKQEQQVYETLLVDEQGCITEGSRSNVFFVCGDELITPPIEDVLPGVTRKHVVKLCRDLNIPLKEQKVPESSLAEKDGVFITGTSRKVLPAFRIDEWLYPPDLPMIRKLQAAFNHEVEEYLRRARLQ, from the coding sequence ATGGCTGAATGTCTCGGCAAATACTTTTTACGCAACGGGCAGTTGCTTGAAGCCACTTCCTTCGCCTGCGACTTTCTATCCAAACCCCATTATGTCTATGAGGTTTTCCGGGTGATTGAGGGGATTCCTTTGTTTATTGACGATCACCAGGAGCGGCTCAGGCAGACCGTTAAATTGAGCGGCCTTTCTGTAGATATTGTTCCCGGTGATTTTATTAATCAGGTGAAGAAACTAATTGATGCCAACCAGTTGAATGAGGGCAACATCAAGGTTGTTGTGCTTCCGGATGAAGGGGATGAGGTTGGCGCTTTCCTGATCTATGTGATGGAGCACCAGTATCCAAGCGATGAACAGTTTGAGCATGGGGTAGCCCTGGCACTTCACCAGGGCATCAGGAACAACCCCAATGCCAAGGTGATGGATGTTGGCCTGCGCAGCGATACCAATGCCATCAAGCAGGAACAGCAGGTTTATGAGACCCTGTTGGTTGACGAGCAGGGATGCATTACCGAGGGCAGCCGGTCAAACGTGTTTTTTGTCTGTGGCGATGAGCTCATCACCCCGCCCATTGAGGATGTTCTGCCCGGAGTCACCCGCAAGCATGTGGTGAAGCTTTGCCGCGACCTGAATATTCCGCTGAAGGAACAGAAAGTTCCCGAAAGCAGCCTGGCCGAAAAGGATGGGGTATTCATCACCGGTACCTCACGCAAGGTATTGCCCGCATTCCGCATTGACGAATGGCTGTATCCGCCCGACCTTCCCATGATCCGCAAGCTGCAGGCCGCTTTCAACCATGAAGTGGAGGAATACCTGCGCCGTGCAAGGCTTCAGTAG
- a CDS encoding T9SS type A sorting domain-containing protein, with protein MKRIFTFFVVLFISASVFGQQNQFRWATTAGGTSADFGEGVATDQTGNAYITGTFRYSMNLLGTEIVPVSQQNTMFLAKVSPEKELAWAVTAEADGTTGAGGFKTVYKNGYVYLMGDFRGNATFFSSDFSETTLVSETRALFIAKYTENGILEWVRKMESSNSIGIILTGSANNLAVDDAGAVYFSTHFKSDINLDGTMVIPDPEGLNTNYFYLAAKFDALGAYQWHWNSTHTGDDRGQDIAITPSGNVIFSVKYASALTVNGVTTENATGGMAIIEVQADGTYVWDHHILTSSAIASQSIITALETDADNNVYIGGQNRTTLTWDTETDFEPVNASYLSAFVIKLNAEREIVWANFFGNPDYNDNLSAVKISPEGKIYAAGVVRGTVEFNENLSITTNGDANDIFWAAFSPEGIAIEAGTFGGTSAEICSDMAISPNNDIYLFGRFQNELVAGEESYNSAGSFDFYLIKMGDLSDNALLSEILINEVALEGFDAETFAYTVSLPAFSSEIPVVSATAADETAEVTIVQAVNIDGTEAERTAVISVVAEDPEFTSEYTVTFRVMSSDASLTDILLDGISVEGFDSEVYEYYFSLANDEQIPEVTAFPTDENATVTIGEPIEPTGEEIYWVVEIEVTAEDPLYSSVYTVSFRYMETNANLAEITLDEVALEGFDPEILDYEVTLPLGSTEVPVVDAVAANENASVDITQATDLLGDEAARTATIVVTAEDEDYSQTYTIVFDRDVTGIDNPGSTEFRVFPNPTIGLLNITGISNTVKAISLHNITGQIIWNSLEIDRSAQIDLVDMPGGIYMLRIVHNHGKVEVIKVIKR; from the coding sequence ATGAAGAGAATTTTTACTTTTTTTGTCGTTTTGTTTATCTCCGCGAGTGTTTTCGGTCAGCAGAACCAATTCCGCTGGGCCACGACCGCAGGCGGAACCTCGGCTGATTTTGGCGAGGGTGTTGCTACCGATCAAACAGGCAATGCCTATATTACCGGTACTTTTCGCTATTCGATGAACCTTTTGGGTACTGAAATTGTGCCTGTGAGTCAGCAAAACACCATGTTCCTGGCCAAGGTTTCCCCTGAAAAGGAACTGGCATGGGCCGTTACAGCCGAAGCTGACGGAACCACAGGGGCAGGTGGATTTAAAACCGTTTACAAAAACGGATATGTATACCTGATGGGTGACTTCAGGGGCAACGCCACCTTTTTCTCCTCTGATTTTTCGGAAACCACCCTGGTATCAGAGACCCGTGCCCTGTTTATTGCAAAATATACAGAGAATGGCATCCTGGAATGGGTCCGTAAAATGGAATCGAGCAATTCCATTGGCATTATCCTGACCGGGAGCGCCAATAACCTGGCCGTGGATGATGCGGGAGCAGTTTATTTCAGCACCCACTTTAAGAGCGACATCAATCTTGACGGAACAATGGTGATACCAGATCCGGAAGGGTTGAATACCAACTATTTCTACCTGGCGGCTAAATTTGATGCCCTGGGTGCTTATCAGTGGCATTGGAACTCGACGCATACGGGTGACGACAGGGGGCAGGACATTGCCATTACTCCTTCGGGGAATGTCATTTTCTCGGTAAAATATGCAAGTGCATTAACTGTCAATGGGGTTACCACCGAAAATGCTACCGGTGGGATGGCTATCATTGAAGTGCAGGCCGATGGGACCTATGTCTGGGATCACCATATCCTGACTTCTTCTGCCATAGCAAGTCAATCGATCATTACGGCCCTTGAAACCGATGCCGACAATAACGTATACATAGGCGGGCAAAACCGGACCACCCTCACTTGGGATACGGAAACGGACTTTGAACCTGTTAACGCTTCCTATCTGAGTGCCTTTGTCATCAAACTCAACGCAGAGCGGGAAATCGTATGGGCCAACTTTTTCGGGAACCCAGACTATAATGACAACCTCTCGGCCGTAAAGATATCGCCGGAAGGGAAAATTTATGCTGCCGGCGTGGTCAGAGGAACTGTTGAATTCAATGAGAACCTGAGCATCACCACCAATGGAGATGCCAATGATATTTTCTGGGCTGCCTTCTCCCCTGAAGGCATAGCCATTGAAGCGGGTACCTTCGGGGGCACAAGCGCCGAGATCTGCAGCGATATGGCCATTTCGCCCAACAATGACATTTACCTGTTCGGGCGATTCCAGAATGAACTGGTGGCCGGCGAAGAGAGCTATAACTCGGCGGGCAGTTTTGACTTCTATCTGATCAAAATGGGGGACCTGAGCGATAATGCCCTGCTTTCGGAAATCCTCATCAATGAGGTCGCCCTGGAAGGCTTTGATGCGGAAACGTTTGCCTATACCGTTTCACTTCCTGCCTTTTCTTCTGAGATCCCAGTGGTTTCCGCCACTGCTGCAGATGAGACAGCAGAGGTCACCATTGTTCAGGCTGTTAACATTGACGGAACAGAGGCTGAACGCACCGCTGTGATCAGCGTGGTTGCTGAAGACCCCGAGTTTACCAGCGAATATACAGTTACTTTCCGGGTGATGAGCAGTGATGCCAGCCTGACGGATATCTTGCTTGACGGCATTTCGGTGGAAGGCTTTGATTCAGAGGTGTATGAATATTATTTTTCGCTGGCTAACGATGAGCAGATCCCGGAAGTGACGGCATTTCCTACTGACGAAAATGCCACAGTTACAATAGGCGAACCCATTGAACCTACCGGTGAAGAGATCTACTGGGTGGTTGAAATTGAGGTCACTGCAGAAGACCCGCTTTACAGCTCGGTTTACACCGTATCGTTCAGATACATGGAAACCAATGCCAACCTGGCGGAGATCACCCTTGACGAGGTGGCCCTGGAAGGTTTCGATCCGGAAATCCTGGATTACGAGGTGACCCTTCCTTTGGGTTCTACTGAAGTTCCGGTGGTTGATGCAGTGGCTGCCAATGAAAATGCAAGCGTAGACATTACCCAGGCCACTGATCTGCTCGGAGATGAGGCAGCAAGGACCGCAACCATTGTAGTCACCGCCGAGGATGAGGATTATTCGCAAACCTATACCATCGTTTTCGATCGGGATGTAACAGGTATCGACAACCCTGGTTCAACGGAATTCAGGGTTTTCCCCAATCCTACTATCGGTTTACTCAATATTACGGGAATTTCGAATACAGTAAAAGCCATCAGTTTGCACAATATTACAGGCCAAATCATTTGGAACAGCCTTGAAATAGATCGTTCAGCCCAAATAGACCTCGTGGATATGCCAGGGGGCATTTATATGCTGCGCATCGTTCACAACCATGGCAAAGTTGAAGTCATCAAGGTTATCAAGCGATAA